The genomic DNA GTACAATATTTTTAATTGATAAATAATATAACTATAAAGTCTCGAAATATCGAGGCTTTTTTTTTGCATAAAAAAATGAAGAAAATAGCTATTCAAGGCATACAAGGTTCAAATCACCATATCGTAGCTCGAAATTTCTACGGAAAAGACATCTTAATTAACGAATGTCTTTCTTTCGACCTATTAATAGATAGCTTATTATCTAAAAAAAGTACGCAAGCTGTAATGGCTATCGAAAATACTATTGCTGGTTCCATTATTCCTAACTACGCATTAATAGACACACACGATTTGTATATATCTGGTGAATATTACCTCCCTATCCATCACCATTTAATGGCGCTTTCAAACCAAAAAATTGAAGATATTACAGAAGTATGCTCGCATCCGATGGCGTTACTACAATGTAAGAACTTTTTTAAACAATATAAACACATCAAATTAATTGAAGATGTGGATACCTCTGCCGTAGCTAAAAGAATCCAAGAAAAACAAATAGTAGGGATGGCTGCTATTGCCCCTAAAATAGCCGCGGATATTTTTAATTTGGAAATTCTCGAAGATGAAATCCAAACGATAAAAGAAAATGCAACTCGATTTGTTATTTTACAAACCGACAAACCGACAAACCCTATTGATAAAATCAATAAAGCATCCTTAAAATTTGAATTGGATCATAAGAGAGGAAGCCTAGCTGCTATTTTGAATGTAATGAGCGATTGTAAATTAAATTTAACCAAAATACAATCTCTTCCCAAAATAGAAACCCCTTGGAAATACTCTTTTTTTGTTGATGTTACTTTTAACGATTACAACGATTACGCTAAAGCTAAATCAATTATAGCAATAATGGCATTAGATTTTAAAATTTTAGGAGAATATAAAAACGGAAGATCATGATACAATACGCAAACCGTTTACAAACTGTACAAGAATACTATTTCTCTAAAAAACTTAAAGAAGTACAAGCCTTAATCAAAGCAGGAAAATCAATTATAAACATAGGAATTGGAAGCCCTGATTTGGCTCCTCCTTCTTCTGTTATTACAGCAATTCAAAACAGCTTAACCGAAGAGGGCGCTCATAAGTATCAAAGCTACCAAGGAATTCCTGAATTTAGAGAAGCAGTCAGTAACTTTTATCAAAAAAAATATCAAGTACCCATAAATTCTGAAAATGAGGTACTTCCTTTAATGGGGAGCAAAGAAGGAATCATGCATATTTCTTTAGCTTTCTTGAATGAAGGGGATGAAGTTTTAATCCCAAATCCTGGTTACCCAACTTATAGTTCTGTAACCAATTTAGTAGGAGCAAATACCATTCCTTATGAACTAGACGAAAACAATGATTATCAACCAAATTTTAAAGAATTAGAGCTATTAGATTTATCTAAGGTCAAATTAATGTGGGTCAATTACCCTCATATGCCAACAGGAGCTAAAGCTTTAAAAGAAAGTTATCAAAAACTCATTGCTTTTGGCATAAAGCATCAGATTATTATTATTAATGACAATCCGTATAGTTTTATCCTAAATGAAACCCCTCAAAGCATCTTGCAATTTGAAGGTGCTAAAAACATAGCACTAGAACTAAATTCTTTAAGTAAATCATTTAACATTGCAGGCTGGAGAGTAGGAATGTTACTAGGAAAACAACAATTTCTAAATGAAATACTGAAGGTAAAAACACAAATGGACTCTGGAATGTTTTATGGTATTCAAAAAGGAGCTATTGCTGCTATGACACTAGAAAATGATTGGTTTATTGAGCAAAATAATATCTACAGGAATAGACAGCAATTAATTTTTGAACTAGCTGAAAAAATAGGTTGTAACGTAAATAAAAATGCTACAGGAATGTTTGTTTGGGCAAAACTACCCGATTACAAAACAGCAGAAACCACTGTAGATGAGCTACTATATGAAAAAGGAATTTTTATTGCTCCTGGTACCATATTTGGGTCAAAAGGAGAAGGCTATATACGTTTTTCCTTATGCATCTCAGAAGAAAAAATAAAAGAAGCAATTGATAGAATTTAAAGAAAAAGATATGAATGTATTTATTATAGGATTAGGACTTATAGGTGGTAGCTTTGCTTTAGATATTCAACAAGAATTTAAAACAGCTACCATTTATGGAGTTGACACCAATGAGAATCATTTAAGAGAAGCTTTAGATTTAAAAATAATTCACCAAAAAAGCTCCCTTAAGGAAATAGAAAAAGCAGATTTTGTTATTATTGCGATTCCAGTAGATATTGCTCTAAAATTAACTCCTCAAATATTAGACAAAATTCCTGATACAACATTAGTGTTAGATGTTGGTTCTACAAAAGAATTAATTTGTAACGCAATAAAACAACACCCAAAAAGAAGAAATTTTCTAGCAACTCACCCTATTGCTGGAACCGAATTTTCTGGACCAAAAGCAGCCTTAAAAGGACTATTTAAAGGAAAAACAAATATTATTTGCGAAGTAGAAAAAACAGCTTTCAAACTACAAGAAAGAGCCCTAGAACTTTTTTCTAAACTAGGAATGCGTATTCGTTATATGGATCCAAAATCACATGATAAGCATATTGCTTACGTATCCCACTTATCGCACATCAGCTCGTTCATGCTAGGAAAAACAGTCATTGAAAAAGAAAAAAATGAACGTGATATTTTCGACATGGCAGGAAGTGGATTTGCTTCTACAGTACGATTAGCAAAAAGCTCGCCTGCAATGTGGACTCCCATTTTTAGACATAATAAAGAAAATGTTATTGAAACATTAGAAGAATACATTAGTAACTTACAACATTTCAAGCAACTAATACAACGGGATGATTTTTCAGAGATATACAACGAAATGGAAAATACAAACCATATAAAACAAATATTAAACGGCATAAACTAAAAGCCATAATAACTACATAATGAAAAATACAAAAGAATTAAAAACATGGTTGGATGATATGAATTTAGCACATCCACTAGTAATAGCAGGGCCTTGTAGTGCAGAAACCGAAGAGCAGGTTTTAAAAATTGCACACGAATTAAAAGATTCTGATGTAAATTATTTTCGCGCAGGAATCTGGAAACCTAGAACTAGACCTGGTAATTTTGAAGGAGTAGGTGCTCTAGGCTTAAAATGGCTGCAAAAGGTAAAAGCTGAAACCGGAATGAAAACTTGTACAGAAGTAGCCAATGCAGCTCATGTAAAACTAGCTTTAGAACATGATATAGACCTTCTTTGGATTGGAGCTCGTTCTACTGTTTCACCATTCATCATGCAAGAAATTGCTGATGCTTTGGAAGGTACAGATAAAATTGTTTTGGTTAAAAATCCTGTAAACCCAGATTTAGCATTATGGCTAGGAGGAATAGAAAGATTATATACTGCTGGAATTAAAAACTTAGGCGCTATACATCGTGGCTTTTCTACTTATGAAAAGACCAAATATAGAAATATTCCAGAATGGCAACTTGCAATTGAATTTCAAAATAAATTCCCTGACTTACCTTTAATTTGTGATCCTTCTCATATTACAGGAAAAAGAGAAATGGTTTTTGACGTTTCTCAGACTGCTCTGGATTTAAATTTCGATGGCTTAATGGTTGAAACACATACTGATCCAGACAATGCTTGGAGTGATGCCGCTCAACAAGTAACTCCAAACACTTTAAAACAAATGATGGAAGATTTGAAAATTAGAAAAGTTACTAATACAGACCAAGCTTACCGAGAATCTTTAGAAAACTTACGTGCTCAAATAAATATAGTTGATAATCAATTAATTGATCTATTAGGGAAGCGTATGAAAGTAGCCGATAGTATTGGTGCTTTGAAAAAAGAAAAAAACGTAGCTGTATTGCAATCTAGACGTTGGAATGAAATTTTGGGCAACATGATTTTAGAAGGAGAAGCTAGAGGTTTAAGTGAAGAATTTGTCTTAAAAATGTTTAAAGCCATACACCAAGAAAGTATCAATCATCAAGAAAAAATAATTAAAGGTTAAAATAAATGGTTCCTACTTTGGTAGGAATCATTTTCCATACATTTCTTAAATTTTATTCTCATCTTTGCCTTATGACAGGAACGGTTTATAAATCTACAGGAAGCTGGTATTGGGTAAAAACAAACAACACCTTATACAAATGCCGCATCAAAGGTAAGTTTCGCTTAAAAGGTATCAAAAGTACGAATCCTATTGCAGTTGGAGATAAAGTAGATTTTAATATAGAAAGCAATAATAGCAACGAGGAAACAGGGGTTATCCATAAAATATACGAACGAGAAAATTTTATTGTTAGGAAATCTGTGAACTTATCTAAGCAAACACATGTTATTGCAGCAAATATCGATCAAGTTTTTTTATTAATTACTATTGATAACCCTCCTACTTTTACAACTTTTATCGATCGCTTTTTAGTTTCAACCAGAGCATATAGAATAGACACCATACTTATATTCAACAAAATAGACTCCTATAAAATAGAACAACGTGCAGAAATTTTATACTTACGAGATATTTACGAGAAAATAGGGTACCGATGCATTGATGTATCTGCTACTAAAAACCAAAATATAGCTACTGTAAAAGAAATGATGACCGGAAAAACCTCTATGTTTATAGGGCACTCTGGTGTAGGAAAATCTACTTTAGTAAATGCTATCGAACCCAGTCTTAACCTAAAAACGAATAAAATTTCTGACCAACATAAACAAGGTCAGCATACAACAACCTTTGCTGAAATGTTTGATTTAAATTTTAATGCAAAAATTATTGATACCCCTGGAATAAAGGGCTTCGGTGTAGTAGATATAGAAAGAGAAGAACTAGGGGACTACTTTCCTGAGTTTTTCGCACTAAAACAAGGTTGTAAATTTAACAATTGTATTCATCTCAAAGAACCGCGATGTGCTGTAAAAGATGCTTTAGAAGAAGAAACTATCTCATGGTCTAGATACAAAAGTTATCTACAAATTTTAGAAGGAGAAGAGGAACACTACAGAACTGATATCTGGGAAAAAGAGTAATGGAATGAAAGCAGTAATACAAAGAGTATCTGAAGCTAGTGTTACCATCAACAGCCATCAAACAGCTTCTATAAAAACAGGTCTTCTTATTCTTCTTGGCATTGTAGAAAACGACTCCCAAGAGGATATTAATTGGCTCTCTAAAAAAATTGTAAACCTTCGTATCTTTAACAACCAAGAAGGTATCATGAACTTATCTATAAAGGATATTGAAGGAGATATTATTGTAGTGAGTCAATTTACGCTACAAGCATCAACCAAAAAAGGAAACAGGCCTAGCTATATAAAAGCCGCTAAACCTCCAATTGCGATGCCTTTGTATAAAGGTTTCATCAAACAAATTGAAATAGATTTAGGGAAAAAGATACAAACTGGAGAATTTGGTGCCGATATGAAAGTAGCTCTACTCAATGACGGGCCTGTAACTATTATTATAGACACCAAAAATAAGATCTAGTTTTTTATAATGTTTATTGATGTACATACACACAATACCCATCACCCTGATGAGGTTTTACCTATTATCAACAGGTATCCTGACTCTTACCTTCTTCCTAACACCGCTTTTTCCATAGGCATTCATCCTTGGTATATTCTAGAAGAAAAGCTATATAACGAACTCTCGATATTAGAGGAAAAATTACAGCATCCAAATTGTTACGCACTTGGAGAGTGCGGTTTAGACAAACTCAGCCAAACCGATTTTCAATTACAGCTAGATGTTTTCAAGGAGCAAATCAAGCTCTCTGAGAAATTTCAAAAACCATTGCTCATTCACTGTGTGAAATCTTTTCAAGAAATCGTTCTTCTAAAGAAAAAAACACAACCGAAACAACCATGGATTATTCATGGTTTTAACAAACACTTTCAAGTGGCTAAGGAACTAACAAAACATGGAATTTTCCTCTCTTTTGGAGCTGCTCTCTTACAAAACAAAAAGCTACAAGAAACTGCCAAAAAAGTATCATTAACAACCTTATTTTTAGAAACAGATAATTCAAAAGAAAGTATTATATCCATATATAAAAAGCTCTCTGAAATAAAAGAGATCGAACTTAATCTCGTAAAACAAGAAATCAATAAAAATTACAAGCATATATTTACAACATGAGTTGGTTAGAAAGAACAGAACTACTTGTCCAAAAAGAAGGACTAAATAAAATTAAGGAAGCTAATATATTAATAGTTGGTTTAGGTGGCGTAGGATCTTTCGCTGCAGAATTTATAGCAAGAGCTGGCGTAGAACGTTTAACTATCGTAGATGGAGATGTTTTTGACGAAACTAATAAAAATCGCCAATTACCCGCTTTAAACAGTACCGTTGGAAAATCAAAAGTAAAGGTAATTCAAGAAAGGCTGCTAGACATTAACCCTGAAATTAAACTAACCGTATTAGAAGAGTTTCTTTCTCCCGAAAGAGCTTTTGAAATTGTCTCGAAAGAATATGATTATGTACTAGATTGTATTGATAGCATTACTCCCAAAATTAACTTAATAGTCGCCGCCCGTAGAAAAAAAGTAAAACTAATTAGCTCCATGGGAGCTGGCGGAAAACTAGATGCTACTAAAATACGCGTAAAAGATATTAGCAAAACTAAGAATTGTACTATGGCAAGAGTTTTAAGAAGGCGCCTAAAAGAATTAAATATCAACAAAGGAATTAAAGCCGTCTATTCTGAAGAGGTTCAAATAGCCAATAGTGTGAAAATTACAGATGGCACTAACTTCAAAAAGTCATATTACGGAACAATAAGCTATATGCCTGCTGCGTTTGGATTACAAGCGGCTGCATTTGTTATAAATCAGCTCATTAAGAAAAAATAATTTCCATGGAATATATTTTTCATTTACATTTGTCTTAAATAAAAAACCAATTTAAAAACACCAACATGAAAAAATCGATTTTAACATTGACCATCGTAGGTTTGACCCTTATTTCTTGTAAAAATGAGAAAAAAGAAAAGCTAACAGTAAGCAAAGAAGTAAAAGTGGAAAAAGTAGCCAAACCGATAACCAATAATATAGATACTAACACCTCTGTATTAACATGGAAAGGGACAAAACCTGGGGGGGCTCATAGTGGGACTGTAGCTTTAAAAGAAAGCTCTTTGGTTATTGATAATGGAGCCGTAACATCTGGTGAATTTATCATAGATATGTCTGCTATTAAAAATACGGATTTAGATGCTGAGCATGGAGCCAAGTTAGTAGCTCATCTTAGTAATGGTGATTTTTTCGACGTAGAAAAATACCCTACTTCTAAATTTGTCATTACTTCTTCTGATAATAAAGATGGTAAACTAGCAATTACTGGAAACTTGACTATTAAAGATGTTACTAAAAGTATCACCATACCTGCTACTATTTCTGAAAAAGATGGGGTCGTTACTTTTAAAAGCGACTTATTTAATATTAACAGAGCTGATTTTAATGTAAAATATGGTTCTAAGTCTTTTTTCGATAACTTAAAAGATAAGTATATTGATGACTTAATAGAATTTTCTTTTGATATTAAAGTCAAAAAATAAAAACACCTCATTTTGTGTTAAAAGCTGAAACTTTAAAAGTTTCAGCTTTTTTTTTACCTTTGCCGAAAAATTGAAACTACATGAATCTGAAATATTCTCGTATCATCCTTTTAGCAATCTTCTTATTTCCTATATTTATATTCTCTCAAAAAGCGAAATATGCAAGTTTTGCAACAGCTAGAGTGCTCAAAACAAACGCCAATGCTATTACTAGAAATAGCACTACAGAAATTACCATAGAAGCTGTCGATAAAATCGTAATACACAAAAAAAGAGTAATCACTGTACTAAACAAACTTGGAGTGGCAGATGCTCCAATGTCCATAGGTTACGATAATGACACTAAAATCACTAAACTTTCTGCTAAAATATACGATGCCTTTGGAAAAGAAATAAAAAAATACAAAAAACGAGATTTTTTAGATGTAAGTGCTGTTGAACATGGTACATTATATTCTGACGATAGGATTAAATACTTGCGCTATACTCCTACTAATTATCCATATACTGTTGTTTTTGAAACAACATATAAAACAAACTCTACAGCTTTTATTCCTAGATGGTTTCCTATTAATGGTTATTATATTTCTGTTGAAAAAAGTGAATATATCTTAAAGAACCCTTTAAACTTCCCCATAAGAACTCTAAAAAACAACTTTGAAAATTACCCCGTAGAAGATACCTCTTCTCCGTTTAACCTCCATTATGTATTAAAAAACCAAGCTGCTATAAAAGCAGAATCAAACAGCTTATACTACCTAGATCTTATGCCTTCATTATTTGTTTCTCTAAATAATTTTAGTTTAAAAGGCGTCAAAGGATTTGCTTCTAATTGGGAAGAGTTCGGAAAATGGATGCATCAAAAATTACTCACAGAAAATACTCAATTAAAGACAAGTACTAAATTAGAAATTAAAAGCTTAGTAAAAAATGCTCATACCGATTTAGAAAAGGCAAAGATCATATATGAATACATGCAACGTAAAACCCGATATATAGGCGTTCAAATTGGTATTGGTGGCTGGAAACCGATTCCTGCAAATGAGGTAGATAATGTTGGATATGGAGACTGTAAAGGATTAACAAATTATATGAAAGCTTTACTCGATGTTGTTGGAATAAAGTCATATCACACATTAGTTTACGCTAAAAGGAACAGAAATATTATTAAAAATTTTCCTTCTTTACAAGGAAATCATATGATTTTAAATATTCCAAACAATGGGAATGATATTTGGCTAGAATGCACCAGCCAAACAATTCCTTTCGGCTTTTTGGGAGATTTTACGGATGATAGAGACGTTTTAGTGGTTACCCCAGAAGGCGGGGTCATAAAACATACCCCTAAATATATCAATCATAAGAATTCTCAAGAAACTATAGCTACGATTAAACTTACCTCTTCAGGAAACCTTTCCGCCGTAGTAGAACGGACATCAAAAGGTATTAAATATGATAAAAAATATCATCTCGATAAGAAAAGTAAGAAAAATCTAGAAAATTATTATACCTCAAAGGTATGGAACTACAACAACAATACAGAAATTAATCATATAACTCTATTAAATAATAAAGAAACTACTTCCTTCAAAGAAACAATTCAACTTTCAATTACTAACTACGTAACTTCTTATCAAGAAAACATGTTATTCAAAATCAATGTGTTTAATAGATTTAAGAAGATTCCAAAACGCTATAGAAATAGACAAAATCCATTAAAGATAAATAGAGGATTTATAGATAGAGATATCTCTACGATAACACTTCCTGAAGGGTACTCCATAACCTCTCTCCCTAAAGAAAAGAAGATTGAAAATAAATTTGGTTTATATCATATTCAATTTGAAAGAATAAATGAAAAAACAATAAAGTATCGCAGAACCTTATCTTTAAAAAAAGGAATATATCCTAAAGAAGATTACGCTTTGTTTAGAAAATATTGCAAACTAATTGCTAAATACGATAACTTAAGAATAGAATTAACTAAAAAATAAAAACTATGAAAAGAATACTTGGGCTAATCATATTGTTTATCAATCTGGCTATCTTTGGCCAAGATAAAAACTATGAATTCGGAAAAGTTTCTAAACAAGAATTGAAAGAGAAATACTACCCTTCAGACACTACTGCAAAAGCTGCTTACTTGTATAAAAATAGGAATACGTATTTCAGCTATACCCAAAGTAAAGGATTCAGCCTCACTACTGAGTTTAGCTTCAGACTTAAAATATATTCTGAAGAGGGATTAAAACATGCCACGCAGATCATTCAATATTATAAACCCGATAAAGGGGATGACGAAAAAATAGTTGCTATAAAAGGATACACCTTTAATTTGAGTAATGGGAAAATCGAAAAAGAAAAACTATCTAGAAAACAAATTTTTAATGAAAAGAAGAATCGCTTCTATAGCTTTAAAAAACTTGCTTTTCCTAATGCAAAAATAGGATCTATCATCGAACTGAAGTATAAACTTATTTCTCCATACCATAGGTATATTGATGATCTTCAATTTCAATACGAGATACCTATTAGAAATTTTTATGCTAAAATTTCAATTCCAGAATACTTCAAATTCACCCCATTAGCCAAAGGTTTTTATTACGTCCAACCTTTGCGAAGTAGTAAAACGGATACCTTCTATTGGTCTGAATTAAGAAAACTAGAGCATTTAAAAAAACGACAACTAGATAAATACGAAGTTAAATTTAAAAAAAATATTTCTGAATA from Tenacibaculum maritimum NCIMB 2154 includes the following:
- a CDS encoding tRNA threonylcarbamoyladenosine dehydratase; this translates as MSWLERTELLVQKEGLNKIKEANILIVGLGGVGSFAAEFIARAGVERLTIVDGDVFDETNKNRQLPALNSTVGKSKVKVIQERLLDINPEIKLTVLEEFLSPERAFEIVSKEYDYVLDCIDSITPKINLIVAARRKKVKLISSMGAGGKLDATKIRVKDISKTKNCTMARVLRRRLKELNINKGIKAVYSEEVQIANSVKITDGTNFKKSYYGTISYMPAAFGLQAAAFVINQLIKKK
- a CDS encoding pyridoxal phosphate-dependent aminotransferase; the protein is MIQYANRLQTVQEYYFSKKLKEVQALIKAGKSIINIGIGSPDLAPPSSVITAIQNSLTEEGAHKYQSYQGIPEFREAVSNFYQKKYQVPINSENEVLPLMGSKEGIMHISLAFLNEGDEVLIPNPGYPTYSSVTNLVGANTIPYELDENNDYQPNFKELELLDLSKVKLMWVNYPHMPTGAKALKESYQKLIAFGIKHQIIIINDNPYSFILNETPQSILQFEGAKNIALELNSLSKSFNIAGWRVGMLLGKQQFLNEILKVKTQMDSGMFYGIQKGAIAAMTLENDWFIEQNNIYRNRQQLIFELAEKIGCNVNKNATGMFVWAKLPDYKTAETTVDELLYEKGIFIAPGTIFGSKGEGYIRFSLCISEEKIKEAIDRI
- a CDS encoding prephenate dehydrogenase; this encodes MNVFIIGLGLIGGSFALDIQQEFKTATIYGVDTNENHLREALDLKIIHQKSSLKEIEKADFVIIAIPVDIALKLTPQILDKIPDTTLVLDVGSTKELICNAIKQHPKRRNFLATHPIAGTEFSGPKAALKGLFKGKTNIICEVEKTAFKLQERALELFSKLGMRIRYMDPKSHDKHIAYVSHLSHISSFMLGKTVIEKEKNERDIFDMAGSGFASTVRLAKSSPAMWTPIFRHNKENVIETLEEYISNLQHFKQLIQRDDFSEIYNEMENTNHIKQILNGIN
- the dtd gene encoding D-aminoacyl-tRNA deacylase, giving the protein MKAVIQRVSEASVTINSHQTASIKTGLLILLGIVENDSQEDINWLSKKIVNLRIFNNQEGIMNLSIKDIEGDIIVVSQFTLQASTKKGNRPSYIKAAKPPIAMPLYKGFIKQIEIDLGKKIQTGEFGADMKVALLNDGPVTIIIDTKNKI
- a CDS encoding bifunctional 3-deoxy-7-phosphoheptulonate synthase/chorismate mutase type II, which translates into the protein MKNTKELKTWLDDMNLAHPLVIAGPCSAETEEQVLKIAHELKDSDVNYFRAGIWKPRTRPGNFEGVGALGLKWLQKVKAETGMKTCTEVANAAHVKLALEHDIDLLWIGARSTVSPFIMQEIADALEGTDKIVLVKNPVNPDLALWLGGIERLYTAGIKNLGAIHRGFSTYEKTKYRNIPEWQLAIEFQNKFPDLPLICDPSHITGKREMVFDVSQTALDLNFDGLMVETHTDPDNAWSDAAQQVTPNTLKQMMEDLKIRKVTNTDQAYRESLENLRAQINIVDNQLIDLLGKRMKVADSIGALKKEKNVAVLQSRRWNEILGNMILEGEARGLSEEFVLKMFKAIHQESINHQEKIIKG
- the rsgA gene encoding ribosome small subunit-dependent GTPase A, with translation MTGTVYKSTGSWYWVKTNNTLYKCRIKGKFRLKGIKSTNPIAVGDKVDFNIESNNSNEETGVIHKIYERENFIVRKSVNLSKQTHVIAANIDQVFLLITIDNPPTFTTFIDRFLVSTRAYRIDTILIFNKIDSYKIEQRAEILYLRDIYEKIGYRCIDVSATKNQNIATVKEMMTGKTSMFIGHSGVGKSTLVNAIEPSLNLKTNKISDQHKQGQHTTTFAEMFDLNFNAKIIDTPGIKGFGVVDIEREELGDYFPEFFALKQGCKFNNCIHLKEPRCAVKDALEEETISWSRYKSYLQILEGEEEHYRTDIWEKE
- a CDS encoding YceI family protein, coding for MKKSILTLTIVGLTLISCKNEKKEKLTVSKEVKVEKVAKPITNNIDTNTSVLTWKGTKPGGAHSGTVALKESSLVIDNGAVTSGEFIIDMSAIKNTDLDAEHGAKLVAHLSNGDFFDVEKYPTSKFVITSSDNKDGKLAITGNLTIKDVTKSITIPATISEKDGVVTFKSDLFNINRADFNVKYGSKSFFDNLKDKYIDDLIEFSFDIKVKK
- a CDS encoding TatD family hydrolase, with product MFIDVHTHNTHHPDEVLPIINRYPDSYLLPNTAFSIGIHPWYILEEKLYNELSILEEKLQHPNCYALGECGLDKLSQTDFQLQLDVFKEQIKLSEKFQKPLLIHCVKSFQEIVLLKKKTQPKQPWIIHGFNKHFQVAKELTKHGIFLSFGAALLQNKKLQETAKKVSLTTLFLETDNSKESIISIYKKLSEIKEIELNLVKQEINKNYKHIFTT
- a CDS encoding prephenate dehydratase encodes the protein MKKIAIQGIQGSNHHIVARNFYGKDILINECLSFDLLIDSLLSKKSTQAVMAIENTIAGSIIPNYALIDTHDLYISGEYYLPIHHHLMALSNQKIEDITEVCSHPMALLQCKNFFKQYKHIKLIEDVDTSAVAKRIQEKQIVGMAAIAPKIAADIFNLEILEDEIQTIKENATRFVILQTDKPTNPIDKINKASLKFELDHKRGSLAAILNVMSDCKLNLTKIQSLPKIETPWKYSFFVDVTFNDYNDYAKAKSIIAIMALDFKILGEYKNGRS
- a CDS encoding DUF3857 domain-containing protein; this encodes MNLKYSRIILLAIFLFPIFIFSQKAKYASFATARVLKTNANAITRNSTTEITIEAVDKIVIHKKRVITVLNKLGVADAPMSIGYDNDTKITKLSAKIYDAFGKEIKKYKKRDFLDVSAVEHGTLYSDDRIKYLRYTPTNYPYTVVFETTYKTNSTAFIPRWFPINGYYISVEKSEYILKNPLNFPIRTLKNNFENYPVEDTSSPFNLHYVLKNQAAIKAESNSLYYLDLMPSLFVSLNNFSLKGVKGFASNWEEFGKWMHQKLLTENTQLKTSTKLEIKSLVKNAHTDLEKAKIIYEYMQRKTRYIGVQIGIGGWKPIPANEVDNVGYGDCKGLTNYMKALLDVVGIKSYHTLVYAKRNRNIIKNFPSLQGNHMILNIPNNGNDIWLECTSQTIPFGFLGDFTDDRDVLVVTPEGGVIKHTPKYINHKNSQETIATIKLTSSGNLSAVVERTSKGIKYDKKYHLDKKSKKNLENYYTSKVWNYNNNTEINHITLLNNKETTSFKETIQLSITNYVTSYQENMLFKINVFNRFKKIPKRYRNRQNPLKINRGFIDRDISTITLPEGYSITSLPKEKKIENKFGLYHIQFERINEKTIKYRRTLSLKKGIYPKEDYALFRKYCKLIAKYDNLRIELTKK